TTCTTTACCATATACATATTTAACCCTATATAGCGAAGGATCTCCCCAGAATGTCAGTATCTGAAGCATTAAAAAAACGTGTCTCAATCCGAGCTTTTCTTGACAAACCTGTTCCAGAAGAAATTTTTAAAAAAATATTCTCTG
This genomic stretch from Desulforegula conservatrix Mb1Pa harbors:
- a CDS encoding nitroreductase family protein encodes the protein MSVSEALKKRVSIRAFLDKPVPEEIFKKIFSDAQLSPSNCNVQPWQIYVVSGANRVG